AGGTGAGGGGCAGCAGGATCGCCACGCCGTTGGCGCCGCCCAGCCCGGGCAGCACGCCGATCAACACACCCAGGATGATCCCGACGAACATCAGGACGATGTTCATGGGGGTCAGGATCACGGCGAAGCCCTGCATCAGGGCGCTGATTTCATCCATTTCGGGTTCGCTCCGTGAGGTTCAATAACCGAGAAAGCGAAGCGGATCGAGCGAGCCCTTGAACAGCGGCACCTTGAACCAGACTTCGAACATGAGAAAGAAGAGCGCGTTGACGGCGAACGCGATAACCGAGCTCTTCACCCAGGAGTACTTGCCCAGCACCACCATGAAGAGCGCGATGTAGACGGCCGAGGCGACATACAGGCCCAGCAAGGTGACGGCCAGCACGTAGACGGTGGCCGGCACCAGCACCGACAGCACGCGCTTGAGTTGCTCCGAATCGACGAAGACCTCGGTGTTCCTGTTCTTGCCGAGGAGCGCCTGGTAGAGGATGCCGGCGCCGGAGACCACGATGATCACCCCTATGTAGAACGGGAAGTAGCCAGCCCCAGGACCGTCGGAGGTCCAGCCCGCGCCGAGGCGGCGGCTCTCGAAGACCACGCCCAGGCCGACGATCAGCAAGACCGCTGCCACTACCGCTTCGACGATGTGGGTGCGCACGCCGATGCGCACCGGGTTCTCGGAATTTTCGTTGTGCTCCATGGAGCCCCCGTCGTGTGTGTCGAGAAAGATCGGAGGCGGAATTCCCGCCCTCCACCCGGCCGCGCAGGCGCGCGGCGCTCTGCCGCTCTGTTTACCGGCTACTTGGCGCTGGCGGCGATGAAGCCGGCGTCAGTCATCAGCGTGCGATGCGTGGCCTCGGCGGAGGCGAGCCACTTCGCGAATGGCTCGCCGGTCATGAAGGTCGGGTTGAAGGCCCCCTTCTCCATGTACTCCTTCCATTCCGGCGTGGCTGCCACCTTGGTCAGCAAGTCGACATAGAAGGCCAACTGGTCGGGCGTCACGCCTGCCGGCATGAAGATGCCGCGCAGCATCGTGTAGTTGGTGGGCACGCCGGCTTCCTTGCAGGTCGGGATGTCGTTCCACGACTGCGTGTCGGTGACCTTGGTCTTGAAGGGCATGCGCTCGTCGTCGAACACGCACAGCGCGCGCAGCTTGCCGGCGCGCCACTGTGCGACCGCCTCGATCGGGTTGTTGACGGTGGAGTTCACATGGCCGCCCACCAGCTGCACCGCCACCTCGCCGCCGCCCTTGAAGGGCACGTAGATGAACTTGGTACCGGTGGCCTTTTCCAGCGCGACCGTGATGATCTGGTCTTCCTGCTTGGAGCCGGTGCCGGCCATCTTGAACTTGTTCGGGCCCGCCGCCTTGACCGCCGCGATGTACTCGCTGGCATTCTTGTAAGGCTGCTCGGCGTTGGTCCAGAGCACGAACTGGTCGAGCGCCAGCATCGCCACCGGCGTCATGTCCTTGTAGTTGAACGGCACGCCGGTGGCCATGGGCGTGGTGAACAGGTTCGACAGCGAGATGATGATCTTGTGCGGGTCGCCTTTCGCCTCCTTGACCGCGAGGAAACCTTCGGCACCGGCGCCGCCCGACTTGTTGACGACGATCAGCGGCTCCTTCATCAACTTGTACTTGATGACGATGCCCTGCAGCAGGCGCGCCATCTGGTCGGCGCCGCCGCCGGTGCCGGCCGGGATCACGAACTCCACCGGCTTCGTCGGTTCCCATGCCAGTGCGGGCGTGGCGCCGGCGAGTGCGAGAAGGGCTGCGGCAAGCGCCTTGGTGCCATGGGTCCGGGCGCGCGAAATGATGCTGTCGATCATGTTGTCTCCTGTTGAAGCTGCGCTCTTCTTGAATGGAATCGCAGTGGAAATCCCAGTGCGGCAATGCTGCGCGCCAGCCGCAAAAGGCAGCTTGACCATGGTCAACTTTTCTGAGATTCCGTATTCGGGTTACCCCGCGAGTGGGCGCGCGAAGAGGCGTGCACCGAAGTCGCAGGCGAATTGCGGGTAAACCCTTAAAATCGGCACATCCACCCGCAACCCAGGAGTTCCCGCATGTCAGCCCTTGACCGCTCGTCAGGCTCGCGCGCATCCGGCGGCTTGATCGGCGCGTTCAAGGCCTTGGCCGACGAAGCCGGCGCGCTGCTCGATGCCTTGTTCAGCCCCGGCAGGATCATCGAAGAAGTCGAAGAGATGCGCGCGCTGCACCAGCGCGCGAACGGCCTCGAGGCCACCGACCCGCAGCGCGCCGCAGTGTTGCGCTGGCACGCCTCGCGCGTCGGGCTGCGCTAAGTTCAGCGGCCGGTGGGCGGCTGCTCGAAGGCCTCGCCGTTCCAGCCGAGCAGTTCCGCCAGCCGCCGGACGATCCAGCGGGCTTCGGCCGCGGAGACGCCAGCCTCGGGCGTGCTCAGCCCATCATGGATGCGTATGAGAATCTCCGCTTCCGACGGCACCTCGACATGGTGCAGCACCTGCGCGTGCGAGACGAGGTGGTTGGCGAGATCCTCGCAGACTTCGTAGCGCGCCCGCACGGTGGCGATGGGTTCGGCCAACCGCTGCCGCCCGTCGGTGTAGAGCGCGAAGAAGGAAGGCGGGATGTAGATCTGGTAGTCGTCGGACATGTACTGGCGCCCCAAGAAAAACGCGCCCGGAGGCGCGTCGTTCGTGCGGGAGAAGGAAGCAGGTCGGGCTCAGCCGCCCTTCTTGGCCCGCTTGCCCGGGTTCTTCTTGCTGCGGGTCGCAGTGCCGCGCTCCAGGCTCACCTTCTGGCCTCCGCCCATCCTGGGCAGGGTGTAGCCGGACGCTGGAACGGGCTTGGGGGTGGCCTTGCGGTCGGCCTCGGTGCGGATCTTCTGGGTCATGGAAGGCTCGGTCAAAAAAGAAGGAAGGGCGACATTAGGCCACATCGAGCAGCCGCACCTTGACGGAGCGGCCCTTGACGCGACCCGTCGAAAGCTTGTGCGCGGCCTCGCGTGCGATGCGCCGATCGACCGCGACGTAGGTCGAGAATTCGTTGATGCTGATCTTGCCGACCTGATCGCGCGTGAAGCCGGCCTCGCCGGTCAGCGCACCCAGCACATCGCCGGCGCGGATCTTG
Above is a window of Variovorax sp. RA8 DNA encoding:
- a CDS encoding tripartite tricarboxylate transporter TctB family protein yields the protein MEHNENSENPVRIGVRTHIVEAVVAAVLLIVGLGVVFESRRLGAGWTSDGPGAGYFPFYIGVIIVVSGAGILYQALLGKNRNTEVFVDSEQLKRVLSVLVPATVYVLAVTLLGLYVASAVYIALFMVVLGKYSWVKSSVIAFAVNALFFLMFEVWFKVPLFKGSLDPLRFLGY
- a CDS encoding Bug family tripartite tricarboxylate transporter substrate binding protein, encoding MIDSIISRARTHGTKALAAALLALAGATPALAWEPTKPVEFVIPAGTGGGADQMARLLQGIVIKYKLMKEPLIVVNKSGGAGAEGFLAVKEAKGDPHKIIISLSNLFTTPMATGVPFNYKDMTPVAMLALDQFVLWTNAEQPYKNASEYIAAVKAAGPNKFKMAGTGSKQEDQIITVALEKATGTKFIYVPFKGGGEVAVQLVGGHVNSTVNNPIEAVAQWRAGKLRALCVFDDERMPFKTKVTDTQSWNDIPTCKEAGVPTNYTMLRGIFMPAGVTPDQLAFYVDLLTKVAATPEWKEYMEKGAFNPTFMTGEPFAKWLASAEATHRTLMTDAGFIAASAK